GGCCGCCTGAACATCACCATGCGGCAAATGGAGGAAGTATGATCGCTCTGCTTGGCGTGTGGCTGGCGGCAATCGTCAGTCCTGGCCCGGATCTGGTCCAGATCATCCGGGTGGGGGCGAAGAATCGCCGCGACGGTGTCCTGTGCGCGCTTGGCATTATGGCCGGCAACACCGTGTGGATTGTGGCGTCGCTGGCCGGGCTGAGTGCGCTCATCCAGGCGTTCCCGGAAATCCTGTCTGTACTGCAGGTTGTCGGTGGCGCCTACCTGATGTGGATGGGCATCGGTGCGCTCCGGGCGGGCGGCACCAAGATTCCGGAGGCCCAGGCGACCAGCAGGCCGTTCCTCACCGGGCT
Above is a genomic segment from Corynebacterium lujinxingii containing:
- a CDS encoding LysE family translocator; this encodes MIALLGVWLAAIVSPGPDLVQIIRVGAKNRRDGVLCALGIMAGNTVWIVASLAGLSALIQAFPEILSVLQVVGGAYLMWMGIGALRAGGTKIPEAQATSRPFLTGLATNLSNPKAILFFGAIFAQFAHVGWWAVPMMVVTGVIWFAGFALAVRAMAAKIERYSRWIDAVTGGIFILLAAWMLWEGLHFGA